In the genome of Raphanus sativus cultivar WK10039 chromosome 4, ASM80110v3, whole genome shotgun sequence, one region contains:
- the LOC130511095 gene encoding naringenin,2-oxoglutarate 3-dioxygenase-like — MAPATLTELAGESKLNSKFVRDVEERPKVAYNDFSNEIPVISLAGIDDVGGKRGEICRQIVEACENWGVFQVVDHGVDTSLVADMTCLSRNFFTLPPDEKLKFDMSGGKKGGFIVSSHLQGEVVQDWREIVTYFSYPVRNRDYSRWPSKPDGWVKVTEEYSEKLMELACKLLEILSEAMGLEKEALTNACVDMDQKIVVNYYPKCPQPDLTLGLKRHTDPGTITLLLQDQVGGLQATRDDGKTWITVQPVEGAFVVNLGDHGHYLSNGRFKNADHQAVVNSNSSRLSIATFQNPAPEATVYPLKVREGEKPILEEPITFEEMYKRKMGRDLEVARLKKLAKEQHDDHTEAPKPLDPKEATKPLDQIIT, encoded by the exons ATGGCTCCAGCAACTCTAACTGAGCTTGCCGGAGAGTCTAAGCTCAACTCCAAGTTCGTCCGGGACGTGGAAGAACGTCCCAAGGTTGCCTACAATGACTTCAGCAACGAAATCCCCGTGATATCTCTCGCAGGAATCGACGATGTTGGTGGGAAAAGAGGAGAGATATGTCGTCAGATCGTTGAGGCTTGTGAGAACTGGGGTGTTTTTCAGGTGGTCGACCATGGCGTCGATACTAGTTTGGTGGCGGATATGACCTGTCTCTCTCGCAACTTCTTCACTTTGCCTCCTGATGAAAAACTAAAGTTCGACATGTCCGGTGGTAAAAAGGGAGGATTCATCGTCTCAAGTCATCTCCAG GGAGAGGTTGTTCAAGATTGGAGGGAGATCGTGACGTATTTCTCGTACCCGGTGAGAAACAGAGACTACTCACGGTGGCCGAGTAAGCCGGACGGGTGGGTGAAAGTGACGGAGGAGTACAGCGAGAAGCTGATGGAGTTGGCTTGTAAGCTTCTTGAGATTTTGTCTGAAGCTATGGGACTTGAGAAAGAAGCACTTACCAATGCATGCGTCGATATGGACCAGAAAATAGTTGTTAACTATTACCCAAAATGCCCTCAGCCTGATCTCACACTCGGACTCAAGCGTCACACTGACCCTGGAACCATCACTTTGCTGCTCCAAGACCAAGTCGGTGGTTTACAAGCCACACGAGACGATGGGAAGACGTGGATCACGGTTCAGCCTGTTGAAGGAGCTTTTGTCGTCAATCTTGGCGACCATGGTCAC TATCTGAGCAACGGGAGGTTCAAGAACGCTGACCACCAGGCTGTGGTGAACTCCAACTCGAGCAGATTATCCATAGCCACGTTCCAGAATCCGGCGCCGGAAGCAACCGTGTATCCGCTTAAAgtgagagaaggagagaagccGATACTGGAGGAGCCTATTACGTTTGAGGAGATGTATAAGAGAAAGATGGGTAGAGATCTGGAGGTGGCTCGTCTCAAGAAGCTGGCTAAAGAACAACATGAT